Proteins co-encoded in one Odontesthes bonariensis isolate fOdoBon6 chromosome 24, fOdoBon6.hap1, whole genome shotgun sequence genomic window:
- the acat2 gene encoding acetyl-CoA acetyltransferase, cytosolic — protein MNTEPVVIVSAARTPIGSLNGALSTVPLHDLSSAVIKDVLKRAGVKPEEVSEVIMGHVLTAGQGQNPARQASVGAGIPYPVPAWSCQMVCGSGLKAVCLGAQSIQVGESTVVVAGGMESMSRAPHIVQMRAGVKMGDVSLQDSMVTDGLTDAFHGYHMGITAENVAKQWGISREEQDQFAVKSQNKTEAAQKAGYFNQEIVPILVPSRKGPVEVKLDEFPRHGSNMDSMSKLRPCFIKNSSGTVTAGNASGVNDGAAATVLMSQSEAARRGLKPMAKIVSSAQAGLDPSVMGTGPIPAIRKAVEKAGWQLDQVDLFEINEAFAAQSVAVVKELGLNEEKVNVSGGAISLGHPIGMSGCRVLVTLVHALHRTGGRKGVASLCIGGGMGIAMCVERA, from the exons ATGAACACCGAACCAGTTGTCATCGTTTCTGCCGCACGGACTCCAATTG GGTCCTTGAACGGTGCTCTGTCCACGGTGCCTCTGCATGACCTGAGTTCAGCAGTGATCAAGGACGTTCTGAAGCGGGCTGgggtgaagccagaggaggtcTCTGAGGTTATCATGGGGCATGTCCTAACAGCAG GTCAAGGACAGAACCCGGCACGACAGGCCAGTGTAGGGGCGGGTATCCCCTACCCTGTCCCTGCGTGGAGCTGCCAGATGGTGTGTGGCTCTGGGCTTAAAGCTGTGTGTCTGGGAGCTCAGTCGATCCAGGTCGGGGAGTCTACTGTAGTAGTGGCAGGGGGCATGGAGAGCATGAGCAGG GCTCCTCACATAGTGCAAATGAGAGCAGGAGTGAAGATGGGCGATGTCTCCCTGCAGGACTCCATGGTGACCGACGGCCTAACGGATGCCTTCCATGGCTACCACATGGGAATCACAG CTGAGAACGTGGCGAAACAGTGGGGCATCAGTCGAGAGGAGCAGGACCAGTTTGCTGTCAAGTCTCAGAACAAAACAGAGGCCGCACAAAAAGCGGGATATTTCAATCAGGAGATTGTCCCCATCCTGGTGCCATCTAGAAAAG GTCCAGTGGAGGTGAAGCTTGACGAGTTTCCTCGACACGGCAGCAATATGGACAGCATGTCCAAACTCAGACCTTGCTTCATCAAGAACAGCAGTGGCACCGTCACCGCTGGAAACGCATCAG gtgtTAATGATGGAGCAGCAGCAACTGTCCTaatgagccaatcagaggcTGCGAGGCGAGGGCTCAAACCCATGGCAAAAATCGTATCGTCGGCTCAAGCTGGCCTTGACCCATCTGTCATGGGAACTGGGCCGATACCAGCTATCAGGAAAGCG GTTGAGAAAGCAGGCTGGCAGCTGGACCAGGTGGATTTATTTGAGATCAACGAAGCGTTTGCTGCTCAGTCAGTTGCTGTGGTCAAAGAGCTCGGCCTAAATGAAGAGAAG GTGAATGTGAGCGGTGGTGCCATTTCTCTGGGCCATCCAATTGGCATGTCTGGCTGCAGGGTGCTGGTGACCTTGGTCCATGCTCTCCACAGGACCGGAGGACGCAAGGGAGTTGCGTCCCTCTGCATTGGAGGAGGGATGGGTATCGCCATGTGTGTGGAGAGGGCTTGA
- the wtap gene encoding pre-mRNA-splicing regulator WTAP yields MTNEEPLPKKVRLSESDMKTLTREELCTRWKQHEAYVQILEAKYAELCSNDVPGLKESEEKLKQQQQESARRENILVMRLATKEQEMQECTTQIQYLKQVQQPSVAQLRSSMVDPAINLFFLKMKAELEQTKDKLEQAQNELSAWKFTPDSQTGKKLMAKCRMLIQENQELGRQLSQGRIAQLEAELALQKKYSEELKSSQDELNDFIIQLDEEVEGMQSTILVLQQQLKDSRQQLSQSQGALAGAGPSRTSPSASHSSAEPSTLPEQAGAPSEPMGKDYGRVANGPSNGNSSQRSETTTPSLYREVSSTEEDFPMSPMVSSPGEAETKLSNHSEEAPGSQTASGRAGGPAGFGSQLSAGYESVDSPTGSETSLTQHSNDTDSTTDPHEDKAALVTKGTRTAGSRHAQNGLDSSTSEGAVL; encoded by the exons ATGACCAACGAGGAACCTCTGCCCAAGAAG GTTCGCCTCAGTGAATCTGACATGAAGACCTTGACTAGAGAAGAGTTGTGCACAAG gtggaAGCAGCATGAAGCATATGTCCAGATCCTGGAGGCAAAATATGCAGAGCTGTGTT CCAATGATGTTCCAGGACTGAAGGAGTCGGAGGAAAAGctcaagcagcagcagcaggagtctGCGCGCCGGGAGAACATCTTGGTCATGCGACTAGCCACAAAGGAGCAGGAAATGCAGGAGTGCACG ACCCAGATTCAGTACCTCAAGCAAGTCCAGCAGCCGAGCGTGGCCCAACTGCGGTCGTCCATGGTGGATCCAGCCATCAACTTGTTTTTCCTCAAAATGAAGGCTGAACTGGAACAGACTAAAGACAAACTGGAGCAGGCCCAAAATGAACTGAGTGCCTGGAAATTTACACCTGATAG CCAAACAGGGAAGAAACTGATGGCCAAATGTCGAATGCTGATTCAGGAAAACCAGGAGCTGGGACGGCAGCTGTCCCAGGGACGCATCGCCCAGCTGGAGGCTGAGCTGGCCCTGCAAAAGAAGTACAGTGAAGAGCTCAAGAGCAGTCAGGATG AGCTGAATGACTTCATCATCCAGCTTGACGAGGAGGTTGAGGGGATGCAGAGCACCATCCTTGTTTTGCAGCAGCAGTTGAAAGACTCCCGTCAGCAGCTCTCTCAGTCCCAAGGAGCCTTGGCTGGAGCGGGACCCAGCAGGACTTCACCGAGTGCTTCTCACTCGTCTGCTGAACCATCCACTCTGCCCGAGCAGGCCGGTGCTCCCTCTGAACCAATGGGTAAAGACTACGGGAGGGTCGCCAACGGTCCAAGCAACGGAAACTCGTCCCAAAGGAGCGAGACCACCACACCCAGCCTATACAGGGAGGTCAGCAGCACTGAGGAAGATTTTCCAATGTCCCCCATGGTCTCCAGTCCCGGTGAAGCTGAGACAAAACTCTCCAATCACTCAGAGGAGGCGCCAGGAAGTCAGACTGCTTCTGGGAGAGCTGGAGGACCTGCGGGTTTCGGGAGCCAGCTGAGTGCAGGGTATGAGAGCGTGGACTCTCCAACCGGCAGCGAGACATCATTAACTCAGCATTCGAATGACACAGACTCCACCACCGATCCCCACGAGGACAAGGCTGCCCTGGTGACCAAGGGCACCAGGACTGCAGGGTCACGGCATGCTCAGAACGGCCTGGACTCCAGCACGAGTGAAGGGGCAGTTTTGTAA
- the sod2 gene encoding superoxide dismutase [Mn], mitochondrial, with translation MLCRVGQIRRCAANLSQAINQVAASRQKHTLPDLTYDYGALEPHVSAEIMQLHHSKHHATYVNNLNVTEEKYQEALAKGDVTAQVALQPALKFNGGGHINHTIFWTNLSPSSGGEPQGELMEAIKRDFGSFQKMKEKMSAATVAVQGSGWGWLGYDKENGRLRIAACANQDPLQGTTGLIPLLGIDVWEHAYYLQYKNVRPDYVKAIWSVVNWENVSERLQTAKK, from the exons ATGCTTTGCAGAGTTGGTCAAATACGCAG GTGTGCAGCAAACCTCAGCCAAGCCATAAATCAGGTAGCTGCATCACGGCAGAAGCACACGCTTCCTGACCTGACATACGACTATGGTGCCCTGGAGCCCCACGTTAGTGCAGAGATAATGCAGCTTCATCACAGCAAGCATCATGCCACATATGTCAACAACCTTAACGTTACAGAGGAGAAATACCAGGAGGCACTTGCAAAGG GAGATGTGACTGCGCAGGTTGCCCTCCAGCCTGCTCTGAAGTTTAATGGGGGAGGCCACATTAACCACACCATCTTCTGGACAAACCTCTCTCCAAGCAGTGGAGGCGAGCCACAAG GGGAGCTAATGGAGGCCATTAAACGGGACTTTGGCTCCTTTCAGAAGATGAAGGAGAAGATGTCTGCTGCCACAGTGGCAGTGCAGGGTTCAGGCTGGGGTTGGCTGGGTTACGACAAGGAGAATGGAAGACTTCGCATTGCTGCTTGTGCTAACCAGGATCCTCTACAGGGTACAACAG GTCTCATCCCCCTTCTTGGCATTGACGTATGGGAGCATGCTTACTATCTTCAGTACAAAAATGTGCGGCCTGACTATGTTAAGGCTATCTGGAGTGTAGTCAACTGGGAGAATGTGAGCGAGCGTCTTCAGACTGCCAAAAAGTAG